A genomic segment from Amia ocellicauda isolate fAmiCal2 chromosome 13, fAmiCal2.hap1, whole genome shotgun sequence encodes:
- the mrps26 gene encoding small ribosomal subunit protein mS26, giving the protein MFHVVVRNAAPVCRLLVPRSGVLIESVRGRKSRSDPKAKSKAGRIKVPPPVDPVEMLVLKERFTQYDLIMKALRSEFKEEMLLRRYEQEVGSLAEERAKQEAEEHRELMAWNDAENLRLRKLREERIQKEEEQEELRKTEAAIYRDKRTEAFLKEKEQEILQLQEEAKNFITLENVDQCIEDALDNPKNYNFAIDKEGRIVKTSVLE; this is encoded by the exons ATGTTTCACGTTGTTGTTAGAAATGCGGCCCCGGTGTGTCGCCTCCTAGTCCCACGGAGCGGCGTGCTCATAGAGTCGGTGAGGGGAAGGAAATCACGCAGTGATCCGAAGGCCAAGTCAAAAGCTGGGAGAATCAAAGTCCCCCCACCCGTGGACCCCGTTGAGATGCTTGTGCTCAAGGAGAGGTTCACCCAATACGACCTGATCATGAAAGCACTCCG GTCAGAGTTTAAGGAGGAGATGCTGCTGCGGAGGTACGAACAGGAGGTCGGCTCCCTAGCGGAGGAGCGGGCCAAGCAGGAGGCGGAGGAGCACCGTGAGCTCATGGCGTGGAACGACGCGGAAAACCTCCGACTGCGCAAACTGCG TGAGGAAAGAATCCAGAAAGAAGAGGAGCAGGAAGAACTGAGGAAAACAGAGGCAGCCATCTACAGAGACAAAAGAACAGAAgcctttttgaaagaaaaagaacaggAGATTCTGCAGCTACAG GAGGAAGCAAAGAACTTCATCACGTTGGAAAATGTAGACCAGTGCATCGAGGATGCTCTTGACAATCCAAAGAATTACAATTTTGCTATTGATAAGGAAGGCAGGATTGTTAAAACAAGTGTGCTGGAATGA